In Alphaproteobacteria bacterium, one DNA window encodes the following:
- a CDS encoding TcpQ domain-containing protein, which yields MSIAKQFHGNAWHRTALSALVLGGTLLSPMMASAGFQWVSPAVPAPVVPVVPVAPVAQAPVVVTPEPMAPAAAYAPAPMPLSAAPVAMAPIPAQVTQFGDGPLVVQAPASAPIVVGGPAAKAPGVVEGFGDRVPVSVALRQILPAGYAFSIAPTADPATPITWRGGRPWMDVLQDALAPAGLIARIDSNATSPNVVVDRPIAAANVVPPVAAAPTSLAPMSSASVSLAPMAVAAPVQMVAAEPAVVQKIPAVETPMNWGVTRGDTLRKTLDLWCQQANVELSWQADYDYPVKASAGFTGTFEDAVSKLISGFEDAQPVPYGRFYRDPGSGHAVLVVQTRGNHYGS from the coding sequence ATGAGCATCGCAAAGCAATTTCACGGGAACGCCTGGCATCGTACGGCTCTGTCTGCCCTGGTTCTGGGCGGGACGTTGCTGTCTCCCATGATGGCCTCGGCAGGTTTCCAATGGGTCAGCCCGGCAGTGCCTGCGCCTGTCGTGCCTGTCGTTCCCGTAGCTCCGGTGGCCCAGGCCCCTGTGGTCGTGACGCCTGAGCCTATGGCTCCGGCCGCGGCTTATGCGCCTGCTCCGATGCCGCTTTCAGCGGCTCCGGTGGCGATGGCCCCGATCCCGGCCCAGGTCACGCAATTTGGCGATGGGCCTTTGGTCGTTCAGGCCCCGGCCTCCGCGCCAATCGTGGTGGGCGGTCCCGCCGCCAAGGCACCTGGCGTGGTTGAAGGATTTGGCGATCGCGTTCCTGTCTCGGTGGCGCTGCGTCAGATACTGCCTGCCGGTTATGCCTTCAGTATTGCTCCGACAGCCGATCCTGCAACGCCGATCACATGGCGTGGCGGCCGTCCATGGATGGATGTGCTGCAAGATGCTTTGGCTCCGGCTGGCTTGATCGCTCGGATCGACAGCAATGCGACCAGTCCGAATGTGGTGGTGGATCGACCGATCGCGGCGGCGAATGTCGTGCCGCCTGTTGCGGCCGCTCCGACCAGTTTGGCACCGATGTCCTCGGCCTCTGTTTCTCTGGCTCCTATGGCGGTTGCCGCTCCTGTTCAGATGGTTGCGGCTGAGCCTGCGGTTGTTCAGAAGATCCCTGCCGTCGAAACCCCGATGAATTGGGGCGTCACTCGTGGAGATACACTACGCAAAACGCTGGACCTGTGGTGCCAGCAGGCGAATGTGGAACTCAGCTGGCAGGCCGACTATGACTATCCGGTCAAGGCATCGGCCGGCTTTACGGGCACGTTCGAAGATGCGGTTAGCAAACTGATTTCAGGATTTGAGGATGCTCAGCCTGTGCCCTATGGTCGCTTCTACCGCGATCCGGGGTCGGGACATGCCGTCCTTGTGGTGCAAACCCGCGGTAATCATTACGGGAGCTGA
- the pilO2 gene encoding type 4b pilus protein PilO2, whose translation MTNGVVSIGRRDYAVNLYWQISPSGRVLQSAREAARQSSPPTEFVAVRAENRSGRVPQFGLGQNALGHRQGLPSLAGTLAESYPGSWAGAFRLREGICVIIVREDLITPDGDAIYEDENEARQRLIQEVNLGGLQRVYAPEGWSIPSIDSTPLALLLQGRAECTLKPVEVSRQAVVATVVVALLLGGGVVAWNLWQAEQRRADQERMARQEQESQLQKKNYNGLTTEEVYPPWPRTWEMSPRATEWLQACMDALRTLPVGVAGWQAGDMSCVDGAASVTWTRAAGPAELPPGAEPPTMLSNQWQGTVPVKMPPERGAEELWGNRQVQQTFLNRNWELSELSLQPDDPVPPPKVPDGYVGELPPPPPPPEWVKYKVVFKFMGTPWANMQSFVDVPGLVVKTVKTTSGSWTMEGMIYEKRHEK comes from the coding sequence ATGACCAACGGGGTCGTCAGTATTGGACGGCGCGACTACGCAGTTAATCTGTATTGGCAGATTAGCCCCAGTGGTCGCGTCCTTCAGTCGGCAAGGGAAGCCGCAAGGCAGTCTTCGCCGCCGACAGAATTTGTCGCCGTTCGAGCTGAAAATCGTTCTGGGCGCGTGCCACAATTTGGCTTGGGGCAAAATGCCTTGGGTCATCGTCAAGGTCTGCCCTCATTGGCAGGGACCTTGGCTGAGTCCTATCCAGGTTCGTGGGCCGGCGCATTCCGTTTGCGTGAGGGCATATGCGTTATCATTGTTCGCGAGGATCTCATCACCCCTGATGGCGATGCGATCTACGAGGATGAAAACGAAGCTCGGCAGCGTCTGATTCAGGAAGTCAATTTAGGCGGATTGCAAAGAGTTTATGCGCCTGAGGGATGGTCCATCCCTTCGATCGACTCGACACCTTTGGCCCTTTTGCTTCAGGGGCGCGCTGAATGCACTCTTAAGCCGGTTGAAGTTTCTCGGCAGGCTGTGGTGGCGACGGTCGTTGTGGCCTTATTGTTGGGCGGCGGCGTGGTCGCGTGGAACCTTTGGCAGGCCGAACAGCGCCGTGCCGATCAGGAACGTATGGCGCGTCAGGAGCAGGAATCCCAGCTTCAGAAAAAGAATTATAATGGATTGACGACGGAAGAGGTTTATCCGCCGTGGCCACGCACATGGGAAATGAGCCCACGTGCGACTGAATGGTTGCAGGCTTGCATGGATGCGCTAAGAACGCTTCCTGTCGGCGTTGCCGGATGGCAAGCGGGGGATATGTCCTGTGTCGATGGTGCCGCCAGTGTAACATGGACGCGTGCGGCAGGGCCGGCAGAATTGCCGCCGGGGGCAGAGCCTCCAACGATGTTGTCGAATCAGTGGCAAGGCACGGTTCCTGTGAAAATGCCGCCCGAGCGTGGTGCAGAGGAATTGTGGGGCAACAGGCAGGTACAACAGACATTCCTTAATCGGAATTGGGAATTGTCGGAACTGAGCTTGCAGCCGGATGATCCTGTGCCGCCGCCGAAAGTACCGGACGGCTATGTGGGCGAGCTGCCTCCACCACCGCCACCACCTGAATGGGTGAAATACAAGGTTGTCTTCAAGTTTATGGGGACGCCTTGGGCGAACATGCAAAGCTTTGTAGATGTGCCGGGGTTAGTTGTGAAGACTGTCAAAACAACATCCGGCTCCTGGACAATGGAGGGAATGATTTATGAGAAGCGCCATGAAAAATAA
- the pilP gene encoding type IV pilus biogenesis protein PilP, with translation MKNNSRMLSVIGSAATVAVALFAAQAMAQPVDLAPNSNAAPSVQVPAVPQAQAPGVQPSMGQAPSGAMPMGPAPVPVGPNAAAPGAVPPVDPLSPMGEGPVIPPSTKDVVTGLQGAKIVSLEDVTKAQDSLARLQLLLEIEEKLLQIEKVRNDRKKEASGGGIAGMIPAATLQMAPPPVVDQMPASSSRGAVKRYRPSDDEVDDPEMKAYKVDQITGVEGRYQALMSSEDGKVIPVRAGDKLPDGTMVRSVTLQGVMVKHGRKTELLSVQTSSRLITGVRSQD, from the coding sequence ATGAAAAATAACTCCCGCATGCTGTCCGTGATCGGAAGCGCCGCCACTGTGGCCGTTGCCCTGTTCGCTGCCCAGGCCATGGCTCAGCCTGTTGATCTGGCTCCGAATTCCAATGCGGCACCTTCGGTCCAGGTCCCGGCCGTTCCCCAAGCTCAGGCTCCTGGCGTGCAGCCCTCTATGGGCCAAGCTCCATCCGGAGCAATGCCCATGGGTCCAGCGCCAGTCCCGGTAGGACCGAATGCGGCAGCGCCTGGTGCGGTGCCTCCTGTCGATCCTTTGTCTCCGATGGGCGAAGGTCCGGTCATTCCGCCTTCCACCAAAGATGTTGTGACAGGACTTCAAGGCGCGAAGATTGTCTCTTTGGAAGACGTGACCAAAGCGCAGGATTCCTTGGCGCGGCTGCAGTTGCTGCTTGAGATTGAAGAGAAGTTGTTGCAGATCGAAAAAGTCCGTAATGATCGTAAAAAGGAAGCATCGGGTGGTGGTATTGCCGGCATGATTCCGGCCGCTACTCTGCAGATGGCCCCGCCTCCGGTTGTCGACCAGATGCCTGCTTCTTCCTCACGCGGCGCTGTCAAACGCTATCGCCCTTCGGATGACGAAGTCGATGATCCTGAGATGAAGGCCTATAAGGTTGATCAAATCACCGGCGTCGAAGGTCGTTATCAGGCGCTTATGTCTTCGGAAGATGGCAAGGTTATCCCGGTCCGTGCGGGTGATAAGCTGCCCGATGGCACGATGGTCCGTTCTGTGACCTTGCAAGGTGTGATGGTCAAGCATGGAAGAAAGACAGAGCTGCTGAGCGTGCAGACTTCATCCCGCTTGATCACGGGCGTTCGCAGCCAAGATTAA
- a CDS encoding IS1 family transposase: protein MARRSLAWELGGRDDATCQRLLDKLGGVQGRVFMTDDGEGFHRLIPQDQLFTGKDLTFPIEQDNSLVRHYLARFRRRSKVTSRARHMVDKSLRLLAHYLIPENYALRQNQFLSIFS from the coding sequence GTGGCACGGCGAAGCTTGGCCTGGGAGCTGGGTGGGCGTGATGATGCGACCTGTCAAAGGCTCCTCGACAAGCTCGGTGGCGTTCAGGGAAGAGTCTTCATGACCGACGATGGGGAGGGCTTCCACCGTCTGATCCCCCAAGACCAGCTATTCACAGGCAAGGACTTGACCTTCCCCATCGAACAGGACAACAGCCTCGTCCGACATTACCTTGCCCGCTTCCGACGCCGATCCAAGGTTACCTCTCGCGCCAGACACATGGTCGATAAATCCCTGCGCCTCCTCGCTCACTACCTCATCCCGGAAAACTACGCCTTACGACAAAATCAGTTCTTATCTATCTTTAGTTAA